From a region of the Besnoitia besnoiti strain Bb-Ger1 chromosome I, whole genome shotgun sequence genome:
- a CDS encoding hypothetical protein (encoded by transcript BESB_006170) yields the protein MQKNPPYSSSYQTCAATPGGRNHVEDETLLSWSMHVETAPDHAEGRKLRPCFSSEKRRKGADEPCGLHVRAPEGLAAPEGLAAPEALPGRQSWPCFWIAPNPARPLRFFVVRFLWLFVYFVVVDIVMAIAGVSSDYFYMVDPQPKLKDRVHDWIMGGKPSSHLPQLVTDCLTVALVVITGVRHAFFVRMPLNIMIIYRFVAVLMSVYVLRTIAIFVTTMPAPDESCTAPDLSTAKEFVKRVVLAATFQVSLCTDMIISGHTLTTCLCLSMWLFYNNCNKHDDPEKDLILFYFLRDKLRDAWRRWRGRQSAQSRDGRSKELVPVCSTDGSVRGLSAAHSVCGHEQPPIPRSLQSDAGGEQILRNSGDVGEQDPRTESDVAAEPDVRVCIECSDPSGQTARSKSGASCPLAETGEEFQGCELGASVVSDRIEGRQTAPSTAKSAQTFSQKEAACGRRHRGDEGGIQGGPCRAAEQRRSRAPRSDPDTLQANKKSQNGCVSWLRAFWRRMRDWNLLGVYCIFHGAVNIIIIDLSFCHYTVDITFGILVCFAIFAAYHMILSLLWAERVELTRLSARTQVLITRQREEADDVYGRNELRAPVNVEHRSHAGGCFAGAHSAEGLDASQRVHMDREGGGMKSRGGTARQGVEVEGNGVKRGDRLTLIGSLRGEAIRDPQPSYATAILAFPLVRIPAYLIRRFEGLD from the coding sequence ATGCAGAAGAACCCCCCGTATTCATCGTCGTACCAAACGTGTGCGGCTACGCCGGGGGGCCGCAATCATGTTGAAGATGAAACACTTCTCTCGTGGAGCATGCATGTGGAAACGGCGCCGGACCACGCAGAGGGACGGAAACTACGACCTTGTTTCTCcagcgagaagcgacgcAAGGGAGCAGACGAACCATGCGGTTTGCACGTGCGTGCCCCTGaggggctggcggcgcctgaggggttggcggcgcctgaggcgtTGCCCGGCAGACAGTCGTGGCCATGCTTTTGGATTGCGCCAAATccggcgcgtcctctccgcttcttcgtcgttcGATTTCTTTGGTTATTTGTCTACTTCGTCGTTGTTGATATTGTCATGGCGATCGCGGGGGTCAGTTCCGACTATTTTTATATGGTTGATCCGCAGCCCAAGCTGAAGGATCGCGTTCACGACTGGATTATGGGGGGCAAACCCTCCTCGCATCTTCCCCAGCTGGTCACAGATTGTCTGACTGTCGCTTTAGTCGTAATCACTGGCGTCCGACACGCGTTCTTTGTGCGCATGCCGCTGAACATCATGATCATCTAtcgcttcgtcgccgtcctcatGTCTGTATACGTGCTGCGGACGATAGCGATTTTTGTAACTACGATGCCTGCGCCAGACGAGTCGTGCACGGCTCCGGATCTCAGCACTGCAAAGGAATTCGTGAAGCGGGTTGTGTTGGCAGCCACCTTCCAGGTTTCTCTGTGTACAGACATGATCATCTCGGGCCACACTCTCACCACGTGTTTGTGTTTGTCGATGTGGCTTTTCTACAACAACTGCAATAAGCATGACGACCCGGAGAAAGACCTCATTTTGTTTTACTTTTTGCGGGACAAGCTCAGAGATGCATGGCGTCGATGGCGCGGTCGACAATCGGCGCAGTCGCGAGACGGGCGTTCGAAGGAACTGGTGCCTGTGTGCAGTACGGACGGCAGCGTTCGTGGCCTCAGCGCGGCACATTCCGTATGTGGTCATGAGCAGCCGCCGATTCCGCGCTCACTCCAGTCTGATGCTGGTGGGGAACAGATTCTGCGCAACAGCGGCGACGTGGGTGAACAGGACCCGCGTACAGAGTCGGATGTGGCTGCTGAGCCAGATGTCCGGGTTTGCATCGAATGCAGTGATCCATCGGGGCAAACGGCGCGCTCAAAAAGCGGCGCCAGTTGCCCTTTGGCTGAGACTGGAGAGGAGTTTCAGGGGTGCGAGCTAGGTGCCTCGGTTGTATCAGACCGAATCGAGGGAAGACAGACGGCGCCATCGACCGCCAAAAGCGCCCAAACTTTCTCGCAAAAAGAAGCAGCGTGCGGTCGCCGTCACCGGGGTGATGAAGGTGGAATCCAAGGAGGTCCGTGCCGTGCCGCAGAACAGCGCCGTTCGCGGGCTCCTCGGTCGGACCCGGACACCCTTCAGGCGAACAAGAAAAGCCAAAATGGATGTGTTTCTTGGCTGCGGGCATTCTGGAGAAGGATGCGCGACTGGAATCTCTTGGGGGTATACTGTATTTTCCATGGCGCTGTAAACATCATCATAATCGACCTCTCTTTCTGCCACTACACAGTTGATATCACCTTTGGGATTCTTGTGTGTTTCGCCATATTCGCTGCCTATCACATGATTCTTTCTCTGTTGTGGGCGGAGAGGGTCGAGTTAACGCGGTTGTCAGCCAGAACACAGGTGCTCATCACTCGGCAGCGGGAAGAAGCCGACGACGTCTACGGGCGGAACGAGCTTCGCGCACCGGTGAATGTCGAACATCGGAGTCACGCCGGCGGGTgtttcgccggcgcgcacaGCGCTGAAGGCCTCGACGCCAGTCAGCGAGTCCACATGGAtcgggagggaggagggatGAAGTCGCGAGGTGGTACTGCTCGACAGGGTGTGGAAGTTGAAGGAAACGGCGTCAAGCGCGGAGACCGTTTGACCCTGATTGGaagcctccgcggcgaggctaTTCGGGATCCTCAACCTAGCTATGCCACAGCAATTTTGGCGTTTCCCCTCGTTCGTATCCCGGCGTATTTAATTAGGCGATTTGAAGGGCTTGACTGA
- a CDS encoding putative acylaminoacyl-peptidase (encoded by transcript BESB_006160), with product MASESCPRKAACLTGATTKQLRSAFALCSETVVTCLEARISAKKASARAQESVVALGQQKILNEKRFVGLTAGAPDCSSLSTWPLGALPSLAVLSPSGDFFACVVETSSRSNGEHQPSVTASSQPEYRVELFGRGAAHVGPVTAMRAPAGTKPWQGSVGGGAFCPTKEELFIYTAEAPKSDRRGGCPEAGSEARCKDATCPGSGEGTLDAYEYKADWGEQLVGKRKGRLFLADFKRRSVKMLKPPTEATACGQPRWLSDGSGVICTNWDLEPYCLGLIYCMNRPSKLYLAQLSPTTAGSRGPEAGETADDGSAESQAECKWVQISGEEDFAAWSPSVLRDATKDDSNTQRVAYLSLEKGRPETLPHMCAPRIKALTLRRDDASSAWKVVARETLAEPLAIEPSVEPLWSCSQTAYSGTYTDRLGPWVHEKFLFVNTFIGARQAVVVVDTHGEGCLGEVHFDSTSLQLRALSKLADVGQTCSSFSLRLHDITPDWLLLEASSLAETPRLLLAKLSLSSSGLGVDASLAGSICLGGSSDQARLPWSPQSLLRNHLKRLECRYLSGGRHTLLRWKESPRKDGKRALGVVLHGGPHSVAANIFSAEATFLTLIGFDVFAVNYRGSLGFGQKELLSLLGNVGTQDVNDVKQAVDELLDSDRHAYSASRTVVVGGSHGGFLTCHLIGQFPDLFAAASTRNPVTDLSSMARASDIPDWCVAEGWGEQFHPGSNLSESQLAALFKSSPIAHAQHVRTPLLLGIGGSDKRVPPFQGVVFHKLLLGQGKVSRLLFYPEADHRIEQPQYAEDYWVNSAIWFIERTGGPDALKEDVLQAATC from the exons ATGGCGTCTGAAAGCTGCCCGCGTAAAGCGGCCTGTCTCACTGGAGCCACAACAAAACAACTGCGGTCCGCCTTTGCATTGTGCTCGGAGACCGTTGTGACGtgcctcgaggcgcggaTCTCTGCAAAAAAGGCCTCCGCTCGTGCTCAAGAATCTGTTGTCGCCTTAGGCCAACAG AAAATCCTCAATGAAAAGCGCTTCGTAGGCCTGACGGCAGGAGCTCCTGACTGCAGCTCCTTATCGACGTGGCCGCTCGGGGCCCTCCCGTCCCTCGCGGtgctctctccctccg GCGATTTTTTTGCATGCGTCGTCGAGACCTCGTCGCGCTCGAATGGCGAGCATCAGCCATCTGTCACGGCTAGTTCACAGCCTGAATACCGTGTCGAGCTCttcggcagaggcgctgcccaTGTCGGTCCCGTTACTGCGATGCGGGCGCCAGCTGGTACAAAGCCGTGGCAAGGTTCCGTCGGTGGTGGCGCGTTTTGTCCGACAAAAGAGGAGTT GTTCATATACACGGCTGAGGCGCCAAAGAGCGACAGACGAGGTGGCTGCCCAGAGGCAGGTAGTGAGGCACGCTGCAAGGACGCGACATGCCCGGGCAGTGGTGAAGGCACTTTGGACGCGTACGAATATAAAGCAGACTGGGGCGAGCAGCTGGTTGGAAAGCGCAAGGGCCGCCTGTTTCTGGCTGACTTCAAGCGACGCAGCGTCAAAATGCTGAAACCGCCCACAGAGGCGACCGCTTGCGGCCAG CCGCGCTGGCTTTCGGATGGCTCCGGCGTCATCTGCACTAACTGGGATCTCGAGCCCTACTG CCTTGGTCTCATCTACTGTATGAACCGACCAAGCAAGCTTTacctcgcgcagctctcgccCACGACTGCAGGCAGTCGTGGCCCTGAAGCCGGCGAAACTGCAGACGATGGTAGCGCAGAGTCCCAGGCGGAATGCAAATGGGTGCAGATATCCGGCGAAGAGGATTTTGCGGCCTGGAGCCCTTCTGTACTGCGAGACGCGACTAAGGATGACTCTAATACCCAGCGGGTCGCTTACCTCTCCCTTGAGAAAGGCAGA CCGGAGACGCTTCCCCATATGTGTGCACCACGCATCAAGGCCTTgactctgcgccgcgacgacgcctccTCAGCGTGGAAGGTTGTTGCACGAGAAACACTCGCCGAACCGCTCGCCATTGAGCCGAGCGTAGAGCCACTCTGGTCGTGCAGCCAGACTGCGTATTCTGGAACGTATACGGATCGTCTCGGCCCCTGGGTTCACGAAAAGTTTCTGTTTGTCAACACGTTTATCGGAGCGCGACAGGCGGTGGTAGTTGTTGATACCCATGGAG AAGGGTGTTTGGGCGAAGTCCACTTCGACTCCACTTCGCTTCAGTTGAGAGCTCTGTCGAAACTTGCAGATGTCGGTCAAACTTGCTCTAGCTTCTCCTTGCGCCTGCATGATATCACACCTGACTGGCTGCTGCTTGAAGCGAGTTCGCTCGCTGAaactcctcgtcttctcctggCGAAGCTCTCCCTGTCGTCATCTGGCCTTGGCGTTGACGCCAGTCTTGCTGGCTCCATTTGCCTCGGAGGCTCGTCTGACCAG GCGCGCCTCCCGTGGAGTCCTCAATCGTTGTTGAGGAATCACCTGAAGAGGCTCGAATGTCGCTACCTGtccggcggccgccacaCTCTCCTCAGGTGGAAGGAATCGCCGCGGAAAGACGGCAAGCGCGCCCTTGGCGTGGTTCTCCACGGCGGCCCTCACTCCGTGGCGGCAAACATTTTCAGTGCCGAGGCAACATTTCTAACTCTGATAG GCTTCGATGTGTTTGCCGTCAACTATCGCGGCTCTCTTGGTTTTGGGCAGAAAGAgctgctttctctcctcg GCAACGTTGGAACGCAGGATGTGAACGACGTGAAGCAAGCAGTCGACGAACTTCTTGACAG CGACCGCCACGCGTACTCAGCGTCCCGGACAGTCGTCGTGGGCGGCTCCCACGGCGGATTCCTTACGTGCCACCTCATTGGCCAG TTTCCTGACCTTtttgcggcggcctcgacgagGAACCCTGTCACCGATTTGTCTTCAATGGCAAGAGCCAGCGACATTCCAG ATTGGTGCGTCGCTGAAGGGTGGGGAGAGCAGTTTCATCCAGGCAGCAACCTCTCCGAGAGTCAACTTGCAGCTCTGTTCAAATCGTCGCCTATCGCACACGCACAGCATGTCAGAacgcctctgcttctcggcATCGGAGGGTCTGACAAGCGA GTTCCGCCCTTCCAAGGCGTCGTGTTCCACAAACTCTTGCTTGGACAAG GCAAAGTCAGTCGCCTGCTTTTTTATCCGGAAGCGGACCATCGAATCGAGCAGCCGCAATATGCAGAAGACTACTGGGTCAACAGCGCTATCTGGTTCATTGAACGCACCGGGGGCCCTGACGCGTTGAAGGAAGACGTGCTGCAGGCTGCGACGTGCTGA
- a CDS encoding putative histone lysine methyltransferase, SET (encoded by transcript BESB_006150): MAAQNGESSPCGGVGPGHCGSASALVCSSPYFVVQKHPRSATRGFGLYATAALPAGFTFHEEAPVFALQQAMNKSLIRACCYCHRVVGDVGLQLRHFFAASNPDAHARLNQMPADSLPNPILSAAVMCPGGCGEAYCSQDCQAAHLQRCHRLLCVGPLGDRHPLVVFKRLALEQTENILLAAEAVCAVVVLAAENVCISVRGDAHPGAFAGGANDTAQFLQGNPADYRRLVVERSQEIRAEAERLFRVLLDYAHERWELLGEDSDDEDMDEDGREGTCEKERASVLETARRQLHAAFSSGGRMTPATPGPCGSPEHQPEARIVASFFVDSSELLSRIAGLFEKNNAHVVVPSPVNAYFRALLASPEARGPGALRETLEFILREKETAMIRVFGDDDDGDDEEDTCETPASSDQKETRRRMLATRFAGVPSEALLPAEGGGQQGEVERPRKALERLYVRMPFPMCMGLASIHLLRV, from the coding sequence ATGGCGGCTCAAAATGGAGAGAGTTCGCCGTGCGGCGGGGTGGGGCCAGGGCACTGCGGttccgcctcggcgcttgTCTGTTCGTCCCCGTATTTCGTTGTGCAGAAGCACCCGAGGAGCGCGACTCGGGGTTTCGGACTCTACGCGACTGCCGCCTTACCGGCAGGCTTCACGTTTCACGAGGAGGCCCCTGTGTTTGCTCTCCAGCAAGCGATGAACAAGAGTCTCATCCGCGCATGCTGCTACTGCCACCGCGTCGTGGGTGACGTgggtctgcagctgcgccatTTCTTTGCGGCGTCGAATCCCGACGCTCACGCGCGCCTGAACCAGATGCCCGCGGACAGCCTTCCCAACCCGAtcctcagcgccgccgtcaTGTGTCCTGGCGGCTGTGGAGAGGCGTACTGCTCCCAAGACTGTCAGGCTGCCCACTTGCAGCGTTGCCATCGGCTCCTCTGCGTTGGGCCTCTGGGCGACAGGCACCCGCTCGTGGTGTTCAAGAGACTGGCGCTCGAGCAGACCGAGAATATTCTCCTTGCTGCCGAAGCTGTCTGCGCGGTTGTGGTTCTTGCCGCAGAAAACGTCTGCATTTCCGTTCGGGGAGACGCACACCCCGGAGCTTTCGCAGGGGGAGCAAATGATACCGCGCAGTTCTTGCAGGGGAACCCCGCGGACTATCGGCGACTCGTAGTCGAAAGGTCTCAAGAAATCCGTGCAGAGGCTGAACGGTTGTTCAGGGTCTTGCTAGACTACGCGCACGAGCGATGGGAGTTGCTGGGAGAGGATTCCGACGACGAAGATATGGACGAGGACGGACGCGAGGGCACTTGTGAGAAAGAGCGAGCTTCTGTGCTCGAGACAGCCCGAcggcagctgcatgcggcgttCTCCAGCGGGGGCCGCATGACCCCCGCTACGCCGGGGCCATGCGGCTCCCCCGAACACCAGCCGGAAGCGCGGATCGTCGCATCCTTCTTCGTGGACTCGAGTGAGCTTCTTTCACGGATTGCTGGGCTGTTCGAGAAGAACAACGCACACGTCGTCGTGCCGTCCCCCGTGAACGCTTACTTCAGAGCCTTGCTGGCTAGTCCCGAAGCGAGAGGCCCGGGGGCTTTACGAGAGACTCTGGAGTTCATCCTACGGGAGAAGGAAACTGCGATGATACGCGTCTtcggagacgacgacgatggCGATGATGAAGAAGACACATGTGAAACGCCTGCGAGCAGCGATCAGAAAgaaacgcgcagacgcatgcTAGCCACACGATTTGCCGGCGTGCCGTCCGAggctctgctgcctgcggagggggggggtcaACAGGGGGAGGTggagaggccgaggaagGCCTTAGAGCGATTATACGTCCGCATGCCTTTCCCGATGTGCATGGGACTGGCTTCTATCCATCTATTGCGCGTATGA